Proteins encoded in a region of the Phoenix dactylifera cultivar Barhee BC4 chromosome 3, palm_55x_up_171113_PBpolish2nd_filt_p, whole genome shotgun sequence genome:
- the LOC103716689 gene encoding B3 domain-containing protein Os05g0481400 isoform X2: protein MADDKNSYEEIRRQRIQENLKHLEKCHASPKSKKNLEMTELRRSSRARNPVPSYCDEVGDIDLRSYRKRYSRSDQNGRVYTGRVVSYEEQIGAVQRAEKLQSDLNSNHPSFVKSMLRSHVSSCFWLGLPSKFCKENLPPHEMIMVLEDENGLEYDAIYIGNRTGLSGGWRAFAMDHKLEDGDALVFELVKPDRFKVYIIKAIESQDSDDRIADVESKGTNISTKAEESVEDSTVSQKPVSNNGSFRRAERARKRRPG, encoded by the exons ATGGCAGATGATAAGAACTCCTACGAAGAGATCCGAAGgcaaaggatccaagaaaatCTCAAGCATCTCGAG AAATGTCATGCAAGCcccaaatcaaagaaaaacctTGAAATGACAGAGTTAAGGCGCTCTTCAAGAGCAAGGAATCCAGTTCCTTCATACTGTGATGAA GTTGGTGACATAGATCTCCGATCATACCGCAAAAG ATACTCTAGGAGTGACCAAAATGGAAGAGTATACACTGGAAGAGTTGTTTCATATGAAGAACAAATTGGTGCAGTACAAAGAGCAGAGAAGCTTCAAAGTGATCTAAATTCCAACCACCCCTCCTTTGTTAAATCTATGCTCCGGTCACACGTATCAAGTTGCTTTTGGCTT GGTCTTCCATCAAAGTTCTGCAAGGAAAACCTACCTCCACATGAGATGATAATGGTTTTAGAAGATGAGAATGGTTTAGAATATGATGCTATCTATATTGGGAACCGAACTGGTCTTAGTGGTGGATGGAGAGCTTTCGCAATGGACCACAAGTTGGAAGATGGAGATGCCTTAGTGTTTGAGTTAGTCAAGCCAGACAGATTTAAG GTTTACATTATAAAAGCAATTGAAAGTCAAGATAGTGATGACAGGATTGCTGATGTGGAAAGTAAAGGAACTAACATATCAACAAAAGCAGAAGAATCTGTTGAGGACTCAACTGTTTCTCAAAAGCCCGTCTCAAACAATGGATCTTTCAGGCGAGCTGAAAGAGCTAGGAAACGTCGACCAGGATAG
- the LOC103716689 gene encoding B3 domain-containing protein Os05g0481400 isoform X1, protein MADDKNSYEEIRRQRIQENLKHLEDLGISKISQCLLEVAKCEYKLLKCHASPKSKKNLEMTELRRSSRARNPVPSYCDEVGDIDLRSYRKRYSRSDQNGRVYTGRVVSYEEQIGAVQRAEKLQSDLNSNHPSFVKSMLRSHVSSCFWLGLPSKFCKENLPPHEMIMVLEDENGLEYDAIYIGNRTGLSGGWRAFAMDHKLEDGDALVFELVKPDRFKVYIIKAIESQDSDDRIADVESKGTNISTKAEESVEDSTVSQKPVSNNGSFRRAERARKRRPG, encoded by the exons ATGGCAGATGATAAGAACTCCTACGAAGAGATCCGAAGgcaaaggatccaagaaaatCTCAAGCATCTCGAG GATTTAGGAATTTCGAAGATTTCACAATGCCTATTGGAAGTTGCGAAATGCGAGTACAAGCTTTTG AAATGTCATGCAAGCcccaaatcaaagaaaaacctTGAAATGACAGAGTTAAGGCGCTCTTCAAGAGCAAGGAATCCAGTTCCTTCATACTGTGATGAA GTTGGTGACATAGATCTCCGATCATACCGCAAAAG ATACTCTAGGAGTGACCAAAATGGAAGAGTATACACTGGAAGAGTTGTTTCATATGAAGAACAAATTGGTGCAGTACAAAGAGCAGAGAAGCTTCAAAGTGATCTAAATTCCAACCACCCCTCCTTTGTTAAATCTATGCTCCGGTCACACGTATCAAGTTGCTTTTGGCTT GGTCTTCCATCAAAGTTCTGCAAGGAAAACCTACCTCCACATGAGATGATAATGGTTTTAGAAGATGAGAATGGTTTAGAATATGATGCTATCTATATTGGGAACCGAACTGGTCTTAGTGGTGGATGGAGAGCTTTCGCAATGGACCACAAGTTGGAAGATGGAGATGCCTTAGTGTTTGAGTTAGTCAAGCCAGACAGATTTAAG GTTTACATTATAAAAGCAATTGAAAGTCAAGATAGTGATGACAGGATTGCTGATGTGGAAAGTAAAGGAACTAACATATCAACAAAAGCAGAAGAATCTGTTGAGGACTCAACTGTTTCTCAAAAGCCCGTCTCAAACAATGGATCTTTCAGGCGAGCTGAAAGAGCTAGGAAACGTCGACCAGGATAG